A region from the Dendropsophus ebraccatus isolate aDenEbr1 chromosome 1, aDenEbr1.pat, whole genome shotgun sequence genome encodes:
- the RINT1 gene encoding RAD50-interacting protein 1 isoform X1, translating to MASCEAEEALNKSIHYDSEKPNNVPVNWDPNTSDLPFYVCEFVEKEIGNDFKSLWKVAGLIEKIAEEKKHLEEQVLTVSSEAPKRIQAALNNAENSQSTLTALLEREAIVSESISKHLVEAAPWMDDLGALTDQINEVERHLSYLKWISHIEELSDNIQQHLMTNNVAEAASTLVSMTEQAIKLQDSSCTHLLKFITSTVQFWHKILKDKLTSDFEEVLSQLHWPFIGPHQPPTPVSASSSSSSSSGSVTEVYASLETLFTQLLKLQISDELISKPKQMPEKYSLPVSAPIILPIQIMLTPLQKRFRYHFTGNRQTNVLSKPEWYLTQVLMWIGNHTKFLNDKIQPILKRAGSIVNAKMEFTRGLVMLVLEKLSVDIPCLLYDDVLFCHLVDEVLLFQRELQTAHGYLGSLPNCMHILSEDTFFQRWLTVERKLALEKMDSMLSSEAAWSSQYKDISDVDEMKFPDCAETFMTLLLVITDRYKNLPTAEKKLKFLELQKDLVDDFRIRLTQVMKEESRALLGTKYCAILNAVNYIATVLGDWADNIFFLQLQQAALEVCTDINSTSKLQLGQLASMEISVFDDMINLLERLKNDMLSRQVEHVFREVKEGAKIYKKERWLSLPSQSEQAVMSLSSSACPMLLTLRDRLLQLEQQLCHTLFKSVWQMLAEKLDLFIYQDVILANHFNEGGAAQLQFDMTRNLFPLFSHYCKRPENYFKHVKEACIILNLSVGSALLLKDVLQSTAQCMDKTSANDKVPSATAALNELGVYKLAPQDVEILFNLRTNWPNTGK from the exons ATGGCATCTTGTGAAGCTGAAGAAGCACTGAACAAGTCAATCCACTATGACTCGGAAAAACCAAACAATGTTCCTGTAAATTGGGATCCAAACACATCAGATCTTCCATTTTATGTTTGTGAGTTTGTTGAGAAAGAGATAGGAAATGATTTCAAGTCATTGTGGAAAGTAGCCGGTCTTATTGAGAAAATTGCAGAAGAGAAGAAACATCTTGAGGAGCAG GTTCTGACAGTCTCTTCTGAGGCTCCAAAACGCATTCAGGCTGCCCTGAACAATGCAGAAAATTCCCAGTCCACGCTCACTGCCCTCCTGGAAAGAGAAGCCATTGTGAGTGAATCCATCAGTAAACACTTGGTAGAAGCTGCACCATGGATGGATGATTTAGGGGCACTAACAGACCAGATCAATGAAGTGGAGAGACACTTATCTTACTTAAAATGGATCTCACACATTGAAGAACTAAG TGATAATATTCAACAACATCTGATGACTAACAATGTAGCTGAAGCTGCCAGTACTCTGGTGTCTATGACAGAACAGGCTATTAAGCTACAGGATTCATCCTGCACTCATCTGCTAAAGTTTATTACTTCTACAGTTCAGTTCTGGCACAAAATACTAAAAGATAAGTTAACAAG TGATTTTGAGGAAGTGTTAAGTCAGTTACATTGGCCTTTTATTGGTCCTCATCAGCCACCGACACCAGTTTCTGCatcttcatcttcatcatcatcatcgggaAGTGTGACAGAGGTCTATGCTAGTTTGGAAACACTCTTCACTCAACTCCTAAAGCTTCAAATTTC AGATGAATTAATAAGTAAGCCTAAACAGATGCCAGAGAAATATTCTCTTCCTGTATCTGCTCCCATCATTCTCCCAATTCAAATAATGTTAACTCCTCTTCAAAAAAGATTCCGCTATCATTTTACTGGAAACAGACAAACTAATGTTTTAAGTAAG CCCGAGTGGTACCTTACCCAGGTTCTCATGTGGATTGGAAACCACACAAAATTTTTAAATGACAAGATACAGCCAATTCTGAAGAGGGCAGGATCCATTGTGAATGCAAAG ATGGAGTTTACTCGAGGACTTGTCATGCTGGTACTGGAGAAGTTGTCTGTTGACATTCCATGTTTATTGTACGATGATGTACTTTTCTGTCACCTTGTGGATGAAGTACTTCTGTTTCAAAGAGAACTCCAAACAGCACATGGATATCTAGGCAGCTTGCCAAACTGCATGCACATCCTTTCAGAAGATACCTTCTTTCAACGATGGCTGACAGTGGAAAGAAAAT TGGCTCTAGAAAAGATGGACTCTATGCTGTCATCGGAGGCTGCCTGGTCATCACAATATAAAGACATCTCTGATGTTGATGAGATGAAGTTTCCAGACTGTGCTGAGACATTTATGACACTTCTGCTTGTTATAACAG ATAGATATAAGAACCTCCCAACAGCAGAAAAGAAACTGAAGTTTTTGGAGCTGCAGAAGGATTTAGTTGATGACTTTAGGATCCGTTTAACACAAGTGATGAAAGAAGAAAGTAGAGCGCTGCTGGGCACCAAATACTGTGCTATCCTGAATGCCGTCAATTATATTGCAACTGTCCTTGGAGACTGGGCTGACAATATT TTCTTTTTACAGCTACAgcaagctgcactggaggtttgCACCGATATAAATTCTACAAGTAAGCTACAGCTTGGACAGCTGGCCTCAATGGAGATCTCTGTCTTTGATGATATGATTAATCTCCTGGAGCGACTAAAAAATGATATGTTGTCACGTCAGGTAGAGCATGTTTTCCGAGAAGTCAAAGAAGGTGCAAAGATATATAAGAAAGAAAG ATGGCTATCGTTGCCATCACAATCAGAACAAGCCGTGATGTCATTATCCAGCTCTGCATGTCCTATGCTGCTGACACTCAGGGACCGTCTTCTACAACTGGAACAGCAGCTGTGTCATACCTTATTTAAAAGTGTTTGGCAGATGCTTGCCGAAAAGCTGGATTTGTTCATTTATCAAGAT GTAATCTTGGCCAATCATTTCAATGAAGGAGGAGCAGCGCAACTGCAGTTTGATATGACTCGAAACCTCTTTCCTTTGTTTTCCCACTACTGCAAAAGGCCAGAAAATTATTTTAAGCA TGTAAAGGAAGCTTGCATTATTCTAAATCTTAGTGTGGGGTCTGCACTGCTTCTAAAGGATGTGTTACAGTCTACAGCACAGTGCATGGATAAAACATCTGCCAATGACAAAGTGCCTTCTGCTACAGCAGCACTAAATGAACTTGGAGTCTATAAGCTGGCACCTCAGGATGTGGAAATTCTTTTTAATTTACGGACTAACTGGCCAAATACTGGAAAATAA
- the RINT1 gene encoding RAD50-interacting protein 1 isoform X2, translated as MWIGNHTKFLNDKIQPILKRAGSIVNAKMEFTRGLVMLVLEKLSVDIPCLLYDDVLFCHLVDEVLLFQRELQTAHGYLGSLPNCMHILSEDTFFQRWLTVERKLALEKMDSMLSSEAAWSSQYKDISDVDEMKFPDCAETFMTLLLVITDRYKNLPTAEKKLKFLELQKDLVDDFRIRLTQVMKEESRALLGTKYCAILNAVNYIATVLGDWADNIFFLQLQQAALEVCTDINSTSKLQLGQLASMEISVFDDMINLLERLKNDMLSRQVEHVFREVKEGAKIYKKERWLSLPSQSEQAVMSLSSSACPMLLTLRDRLLQLEQQLCHTLFKSVWQMLAEKLDLFIYQDVILANHFNEGGAAQLQFDMTRNLFPLFSHYCKRPENYFKHVKEACIILNLSVGSALLLKDVLQSTAQCMDKTSANDKVPSATAALNELGVYKLAPQDVEILFNLRTNWPNTGK; from the exons ATGTGGATTGGAAACCACACAAAATTTTTAAATGACAAGATACAGCCAATTCTGAAGAGGGCAGGATCCATTGTGAATGCAAAG ATGGAGTTTACTCGAGGACTTGTCATGCTGGTACTGGAGAAGTTGTCTGTTGACATTCCATGTTTATTGTACGATGATGTACTTTTCTGTCACCTTGTGGATGAAGTACTTCTGTTTCAAAGAGAACTCCAAACAGCACATGGATATCTAGGCAGCTTGCCAAACTGCATGCACATCCTTTCAGAAGATACCTTCTTTCAACGATGGCTGACAGTGGAAAGAAAAT TGGCTCTAGAAAAGATGGACTCTATGCTGTCATCGGAGGCTGCCTGGTCATCACAATATAAAGACATCTCTGATGTTGATGAGATGAAGTTTCCAGACTGTGCTGAGACATTTATGACACTTCTGCTTGTTATAACAG ATAGATATAAGAACCTCCCAACAGCAGAAAAGAAACTGAAGTTTTTGGAGCTGCAGAAGGATTTAGTTGATGACTTTAGGATCCGTTTAACACAAGTGATGAAAGAAGAAAGTAGAGCGCTGCTGGGCACCAAATACTGTGCTATCCTGAATGCCGTCAATTATATTGCAACTGTCCTTGGAGACTGGGCTGACAATATT TTCTTTTTACAGCTACAgcaagctgcactggaggtttgCACCGATATAAATTCTACAAGTAAGCTACAGCTTGGACAGCTGGCCTCAATGGAGATCTCTGTCTTTGATGATATGATTAATCTCCTGGAGCGACTAAAAAATGATATGTTGTCACGTCAGGTAGAGCATGTTTTCCGAGAAGTCAAAGAAGGTGCAAAGATATATAAGAAAGAAAG ATGGCTATCGTTGCCATCACAATCAGAACAAGCCGTGATGTCATTATCCAGCTCTGCATGTCCTATGCTGCTGACACTCAGGGACCGTCTTCTACAACTGGAACAGCAGCTGTGTCATACCTTATTTAAAAGTGTTTGGCAGATGCTTGCCGAAAAGCTGGATTTGTTCATTTATCAAGAT GTAATCTTGGCCAATCATTTCAATGAAGGAGGAGCAGCGCAACTGCAGTTTGATATGACTCGAAACCTCTTTCCTTTGTTTTCCCACTACTGCAAAAGGCCAGAAAATTATTTTAAGCA TGTAAAGGAAGCTTGCATTATTCTAAATCTTAGTGTGGGGTCTGCACTGCTTCTAAAGGATGTGTTACAGTCTACAGCACAGTGCATGGATAAAACATCTGCCAATGACAAAGTGCCTTCTGCTACAGCAGCACTAAATGAACTTGGAGTCTATAAGCTGGCACCTCAGGATGTGGAAATTCTTTTTAATTTACGGACTAACTGGCCAAATACTGGAAAATAA